Within the Pseudorasbora parva isolate DD20220531a chromosome 20, ASM2467924v1, whole genome shotgun sequence genome, the region CACCGCATAGAGGACTTTAAAGCTTTGGCATTGCTGGAAGAAAAGACAGTATCTAAATTACATTTCAGatctttacaaaaaataataaagaaaggtTTAACAGACTTGTGTATAAAAAAAAgtagctaaaaaaataaatagatttataagaaaaaaaaacttgtcttTAAGACTATTGTCAgagttatacaaaaaaatacaaatgggACATCAATATAATTTTCTaaatttcttcttcttcttcaaaaaaaaaaggaactacatgaaaacaatcccaaaaaggtgagggacagactCATCTTCCACTCCACAAAAGGAGCAAAGGCGATCCATCCcaggaaacatttttttatatataaataaattgtccCGTGTGTTTCTTAAATGCAGACATATGTATTCTTTATATTGTAGACAAGTATGTTGAAgtagaaaaaaataactttttcatttaaaaaatgaaatattgaatGCAAATGGGGTCAAGCAAGTCTAAACTATTTAATCAATGTAATTAGTGCCACATAATAATAACCTTGGAATATATAGTCTACATTTGTATTTTCCAAGTGAGGTCTCGTAAATGTGGAGACTTAGATTCTTATAAAGATTTTATTTAACTAGGCTATATGGTATAAAAGCATCAAAACAACTACTTTAAGCTTACAGACTTGCtgcttatttgttgttttttggttacatcttataaatcaaatTGTAGTTTGCATTTGAATATCCCTCTACTAGTTTTACAAGGGTTTGATATCCTAGATGTTAAGCCTACAAATCAGTTTTTAAGGAACTTCTTCACTGTTAGTGATTATTCAATTAAGGCTTATGGGAAATTATTAGCACTTGTATTTCACCAACTGTGTAATATTTCTGTCACTAAGGAAAGTAAAGAGCTGGATGATgtcttaaattttatttgtatgatggGTAAATATTATATTGACAAAGCAAGATAGGTGCCAGATGGTTACGTTGACAGCAGGTGCAACAATTCTTCCATTCTTACGAGACCTTTATATAGGTAACAACATGTGAACTATAGCGCCATCTCCTgacaaatacacaaacacaacaattaacatttattatcaACTCTTCAAAAATCACATATTCATTGttctttattgtttattttgtatttatttatagttatgcaataaataaaaaactatcgcGGTACGGATCGAGTGGTAGTAATTCAAATAACTGCCGTAAATTGCTTTGCCATGTCAAACAGGAAGTAGAAACATTTTCGCGCATGCGCAGAACAAATCGTGTTGCCGGTACGGATCGAGTAGTGacagtgtgaaataaacagttatggaaatgtagaaattaaagctaaagctctaatctgctcccaaaaatttcgaaaaaagtccgttagtgcctcagtgacaacttcactcagagaagccgtcagtctcagctgtcaatcatgacgtcacaccccccgtttttatagcatcaaataactaactcaaagtaaacttatttttaaaacgaacacctgaaatgaaatcatcgtgatgataactgccttcagtgacataaactaactttggggaaacatttttaaagtgtaattttattatttagtttgcctcgcgtccattagaaaacacagaggagcggctatactgggaccggtcaccggggggcgatcgaggcgcgaaagcttcagtaaatgagagggagactgcaggcttgtgtagtacccatagacagtaaaagaaatggacggagggatcccattgccttctacggcgttaagtgaggtcagtataggagcacttacttcctgatggctgagcgaactgcgcaggctcagactgagcttgacgacgtagatgtgacgtgagcctcctgtctgacagctgtaggtcttctagtagatgtggaaagtgaaagctgaatcacgttgtttaaatattttctcccgttgcttttggctcactatgggcttctccccattcttcccccttgactttatcagactttatgtctccacgtccccccgactgtctcttagacagtaaaagattgcctacgagcgtctcctcaggtctatacggtaatttctcaactgtgcgacacagtcgcgttggttatgacgcaatcgttagcctatttttacaaaaacagcttctacggggcgatagtgtaagatacaaggtaacggagccttttatgcattgtcgtgtttctttagaaataaacaatggacaaatggagtctttaaacgtctcagatgtaaagttattcactgtcaaagtgactcaaaaatgaatgggagtcaatgggatgctaacagcaggtgatggcttggttagcaatggcagcccctaggggtggaacgctttccaagcgctagattacccccttggtagTACCCCGGTTACTCCAATGGACGGCTAGGAAAATGCCCGTCAAGTTAAAAGTCGacacaaaacaaataataatagatttttttttaaaatacattaaatatatctatctatcttttatTTAAAGCAGTGATGCCACTGATTTTTAAGTAATATGATATTTGAGGttcatttatgtaaaaaaaacaaaaaacaaacaagacgtATGCAGAAAAACCATTACTGTCAACCCTCATTCTGACTGAGGGACggcacatttaaagggatattttacccaaaaatgaaaattaccccatgatttattcaccctccCTCAAGCCAtactaggtgtatatgacattcttcttttagatgaatacaaccagttatattaaaacatgtcctggctcttccaagcattataatggccgTGAATGAAAGCACAAAATTtaaagcataaaataaaaaaaatctatccattataaaaaaataatccacACATCTCCGGTGGGTTAATTACCCTTCTGAAGCGAAATGATGGgttttgtataaaaaatatccatagccaggactttttaaataaatctcagTTTGTAtccatctgaaagaagaatgccatatacACTAGGATGGCTGAAGggttgagtaaattatgggatcattttgTTTGGGTAAACTACCCCTTTACGGCTTGTCACTAAACAGCCACTGTTATAAATGGCTAATGTCATTGCATAGGAAACAGTATCAACAGACACTCGCTACTGCATGcaagtgtttttaaaatgttcttacATTCTTCCATTTTCCCAGTTGTTAACAGACTCAAGAGCGTGGACAATGTTAGAAACTGAAAGCACATCTGTATACTTTATCCAATAATAGCATTAATGATTATAATGTGTtctatttgatttttttatggGGCATGATGCTCAGATCCACTGTACAAATGTCAGGTTatgccagtgggcggggcctatAGTGCATTGATGTATAACTATTGGTCAATGTCCTGCTCTGGAGGCAGTCATATGCAAAGGTATTTAACATCATAGATCCCACAATATCAAAATGAGCTGTTTTTGGagcttgattaaataaatgctttgtttataataAGGAGGACGTTTTAGCCTATTAAAGGCTATTTTAGGCTAATAGTGGTTCAAAGACTAATTTGCAATAGGTACATTTCATTTCTAAAGTCATGCCCCCTTTAAATGTCAAAACTGTGAAATGTCACAAATGGAAGTATAGGAATTATTTTGTGaccaattaaattaaaaaaaatatatatttaagagtATATCTTCATGTTTCAGCCGatattttacagatttattatatttaataaatgcattttagactatcttttaacaaaaaatattgataatataaaaataataaagacttttttcttgcaaacacaaaatatatacaaatgcCATTCGGAAAATAAGTTTTAGTACATAATTCACTGATGTCCAACAGAATACAAAATGTGCTTCCATTAAATGAGGCTGGGGACATCAAAATGACATAATACTCACTTAATTTCTAAAGTGCTcatatattaaagggttagttcccccaaaaatgaaaattctgtcattaattacttatccTTATGTCGGTCGACACAGGTAAGACCTTTGGAACACAAGTGAAGATCTTTTTGTCGAAATCCGATGACTCAGAAAGGCCTCGTTtggcagcaatgacatttcctctttCAAGACCCATTAAAAGGTACCAAAAAAGTCAttaaaaagcccatctcactacagtggttctataattattttatgatgtgagaaagcgacgagaatagtttttgtgtgcaaaaaaacaacaactaaataacgacttatatagtgatgggccgatttcaaaacactgcttcctgaagctttgaaccattatgaatcagcatatcaaATCAGCAGTTTGGAATCAGATTGCAaaaatcatttaatttcagcagtttgacacacattATGCTCCGAAGCTTTAGGAagctgtgttttgaaatcggccatcactaaacaagtcgttattttgggggttttttgcaaacaaaaaatattcttgtcgattaataaaattattgtagagccactgaaGTAAGATGGACTTCTTTagtaccttttatgggtcttgagaaagGAAATAACATTGTGGCAAATAGAGGCCTTTCTgaaccatcggatttcaacaaaaatatcttaatttgtgttccgaagatgaagtcttacgggtctggaactgcatgagggtaagtaattaatgacagaattttcatttttggatgaacctTTAAATTTTCTTAATTGTAAGTCACAATTCCCCAAAACGTAACTCttcaaatttttttacagttttggTTAACTTTAGTCATGGTCTATGTCCACACATTGGCAACTTCTGCATCTTTCAGAAGAAGCTGACCTTTGTCAATCAATAATTTCATCAGTCCTTTCCTTCGTCTCCATGTTACCCTCAGCCCATAGTCTCTCTCAGGTGTGTCCTTCACCAGAATGCTTGTGTTCTCGGCCCGGGGAGGAGTTATTGTTTGGTTTGGGGAGAAAAGTAGATGTTGAACGTTGGTCGAGGTGCTGGAAAAATGTGGTATTTCTGGCGTCTCTACATTTGGTGGTTCTGGAATTGTGCTCGTATTGGGTGTGTGAATGGAATCTTTATTTATTCCATTTCCATTTTTGCAGAATGGCGGGTTCTTTGAAACATCTGTATGCCTAGAGCTAGCAGATGTAACACGTGCAGCCATCCTCCTCTCCACCACTTTTCGAGTTCTTCTTGAGGTTTCTTGAAGCTCCTTGCGATGACTGTCTGAAGAAACGAGTCTATCATCCTTCGTCCGTGAACTACGAAGGTTTTCACACAGGTTTTCATGGCCTGTGGTTGCCTCAAAGGACAAAGGAGTATATTTGCAGACCCTTGTTTTTCTAGTCTGAGGTAAACCCAAAACTGACACCTTGTTTGATATTTTAGTACCCATCTGGTTAGCTCTCTTCCCTCGACCACCTCGACTAACCGTTGTGGTCTCAATCGAATTAAACTGTGGAGACACCTAAAATACAAAGAATATTCATCAGTTTATAAAAAGTCTTCACCCATAACATAAAATTAAGGGTTGCAAAGCATGCACATACCCACAAGGTACATGGTGCACcactttgttgttgtttttctgatATAAATGACCTGGGATGAATGGCACTCCGTAGCTGTGGTCCATATTCATGTTTTGGTCCATTGATGGGCGCCTCTACAAACAACAGCTGGGACTTGTGTGGATTCAACAGCCTCTTCTTAGTTGAAGTACGTGGCATTAGAAGACATGATATCCTGCTTGAAATGAAAATAAGATCACGTTGACTCCAACTTCTGCAGGATTTTAGATGACAACTCTGAATCAACATGCACcaatgcatttatatatatatatatatatatatatatatatatatatatatatatatatatatatatatatatatatatatatatatatatatatataaaatcctaATCAATGTTAACAGCATGTATTATTTACTCAATTGAGCTCAGTGTTTCTGCCTTGCCTTAATACATTGTTTGCTAACTGTGTGGTATATGTTTTTTCCcatgtagcactttgagattcttcggaatgaaaagtgcgttataaataaaatctattaatattattatttctgaAATCCATAACTTGGACGCTGATGGAAAATAAAATCACTCTAAATTATAATGTTGACGCATGCATGCATTTATGTAAAGCTGCTTCGAAACGATGTGCATTGTGAAaacggttaaaaaataaatgtaatttggaTTGAAAAGCCTTAATGCTCGTGTAAAACGTCTTACCGAATCTCATTAGCATTTTATTATATGTTATATGCACTGTACCTCGACATTCAGTTAACGATGGTGGTTGTTGCAGTACTACGAAAGTTCACACGTGGATAAAATACATGTCATGCAATGAAACATTAGCCGATACTTACGCATCGCTTTGTATTTCTTCTCATTCGCATTGtattttttctttggacaatgtaAATTTGACAAAGAGATTGACAAACCGTCTGCGCGAGGTTTGTGGGGAAAGTTCATCCCCCATTCACATGATTCACACAGCTCTGTTCCTCCAACAGAACTAGAAAACGACTTGAATTTGGTTAGCCAAATAATGAATTACTACAAGAGGCGGAGCTTCGTGGCCCGGATGTTGTTGTGATTGATCAAGTAGAAGTCCAAATagcatttattattttgtaattattattaattgtggtttttatattattgtatttcCATTATTGTTTATCCGTGTGTAAAATATTGACCAGACCGACCAAATACTAATCAGATATCGACCAAAAATATATCAGACTATTTCACAACGGATCAATTTACGTTCGTTTGTAATTACCTGATTAGGTTTACAATTGCTGTAGAATGCTTCCCTCcgagaaatgttttaaaaattcatagaaatgttaaatgtttccaagaaaAGTGAGGAACTGTGTATTTCTGAGCCACCGACCGCACCCTAAAGGAATATATAACTTACTGCACCGTAGAAAACAGCAACACTCGACACTCGACGGATCCGCCCATGTGTAGTCTCTATTGGGCACAGTGTGATCACGTGACAGCGCTGTACCGCTCTGCGCCAAAATTCAAAATCTTAACCAAATGCGTACAAGTCTCCGGAGTCTTCCATTTACCCTAATCAAAGTATATTTTTACCTCTCAGCATTGTCCGATTTACTCGAATAAACCACCGTCCGCACGGCTGACATGATATGAAGGTTTGATCCGCTTCGTATTATTTGTTATGTGtcttgtttttaattaattgaaCAATAACGTTAGCTGTACTGTAACGTTAGGATAGTTGGTTAGATGAATCACTAGGCCGCATGTCAGATAATAAAGGAAGATCgattataatttaataattaagtgtattaattatatatatataatctttttttaagACATTATCAATTGCATGTGTTTTAAAACGACGATCAAAGCTTgaaagaaatataaataaaagcaaATTATTTTACAGACCCTTGCACAAAAACATGTTTCTGAATGATCTGTCATCGtaataataatgacaacaacattaATACAGCAAATTGAAAGTAATCAATTTGTAAcggtattttatattttagaattTGATTCGTCATTTAAGAGTCGTTGGGCAAAAGTCGTTTTATCAACAGAGTTTCTTATCGGTACATTTGGACATTATCTGAAAATAtatgatatttatatatattatgtatattttatatacacaGATTTGTTTTAACACTTAATCTGCTTTTGATTGAAGAtagattattattttgtttgtattattaatcttCGCGCAACTGTTGCGAAGCTTTCCGTTTTTGTAGACTGTAACATTAGTTCctatatacactgtatttagAATAAAAACGTATTACATATTATGGTTTAATGTTGTTAGACAGGCATCAGACAGATCCCTTTGCTGTGAGCAAACAATGAGAGAGAGCCCAAGGAGACCCATCATCCTGAAGAGGAGGAAGCTGCCATTTCAGAAGAGTGAATCTGATGTAACTTTAGGGTGTGATGAGGCTGACGGGCCACGCTCCCAGACCACCCTGACCCCGACTCAACCCACCACGCGCTGCTTTCCCTATGGCATCCGCATCATGGATCACCCCACCATGCCAGACACACAGGTGGTGGTGATACCAAAAGACGCCGATCTGAAAAGTGTCATCAGCGCTCTGACAGCCAAAGGGAAGGAGTGCGGTCCTCAGGGCCGAAACAAGTTCATCTTGCTCAGTGGCAGCACCAGTTTAGAGGAGAGCAAAACCCTTGGGTGTTTTTCTACAGAACCTGGGGCTGATCTTGGGAAAGGTGAAGCTTACGAGCATGTTTGCTGGTTATTGATATTGTGAGTAATGTAAGATGACTGTTTTTCTGAAATGTTGTTTACCCATTACAGTAGTGAAAAAGGAGAATGAGTGCTACCCACTTGATGACAGTCTGACAAACATCCAATGGCTGGGAAAAATGAGCTCTGATGGACTCGGACCAGAGTCGAACCAAAAATGCCCCAGCAAAGACAATCCAAGTGACTGTCTTCAGGTACACAACAGTAAAGTTGGCATCAAACAAAAAATCaattttttccaaaaaatgaAAGTACTTACTCagctcatgtcattccaaacacaTTGGAcgtttgttcatcttcggaacacaaatgaatatctttttaattttgatttctgtccctccatagacagctatgcaaataccactttgatgcttcaaaaaaatcttaaagagattgtaaaactaatacATATGATTAACATTGATCAGCGAAGATGAACATGAAGATGAAGCTCAACTGAACCTACTTGATGTGCGGGAACAaacctcgttggttcttgcATGTCAAGTACACATGCTTGGGTTTCCGTTTACCGcaactgatgtgtgagttgatgaatgtttatatgtgaataaaagcctaaattcaatctgttcatcatattaagtgatcgtgtctcttcagaacaTTTGGACTAAACGGTTCATATCGATTAGttagatttcataaaaaaagatcttcatttgtgtttgcaAAAATGAACGAAAGTCGTACggttttggaacgacatgagggtgagtaataatgacagaatttaaattttggggtttaatagatttttttaaccctttaaatcttTACAATATGGGTTTAGAAGTagtaatacatatatttttttaaaaaaaggtacaattttggcTTTGTTCTAAGTATGAGATTGTTGTGTATCGAATAAATCATGAAATCAGTCTATTGTTGTACCCCCTaatattttgcttttttaagatgacattttataaaattgttTGTTTCCTCTTCAGCTGCCCAAATGTCCAGAAAAGGAGAAGGACCCTTTGTCCGAGAGACCCCCGTATTCTTACATGGCAATGATCCAGTTTGCTATCAACAGCAAGAATAACAGACACATGACCCTGAAGGAAATTTACAATTGGATCGAAGACCATTTCCCATACTTCAGAAATGTTGCAAAACCTGGATGGAAGGTAGCGTCTAAAGTGAATACTTTTTCAGTTTACACAAATCTCTAATGTATGATTTCTGAGAgagatttttttacattttttattagaaTTCCATACGTCATAATCTCTCACTGCATGACATGTTTGTCCGTGAGACGTCTCCTGATGGCAAGATCTCCTATTGGACGATTCGACCAGAAGCGAACCGCTGTCTCACTTTGGACCAGGTCTACAAGGTCTGTCTTAATACAAATCACATTCTCGCTTCATTATACCCCAGTCTCTTACAGTGCTGCTTTGTCCATATGCCATTTGATGCTTCAAATGTGGTCATCTCTCATTTCCTGGCTCATCCCACAGCCTTTGGTTGACCCAGTGACCCCCACTTGCCCTCAGATCACACAAGTTGGTTACCATCAAGTAAGATCCCCTTTTCTTCTTTAATTCATCTTCTCAAGGGCAGATCGACAGGGACCAGGCTTTCTTCTTCTACAGGAAGCAGTTATTTTATTTCAGGGAGATTCAGACAGACAGGAGAAGCATGTTCAGCTCGAGATCAtcgcttgttttgtttttttccatcaTCTACGAGTCCTCAGAAAGGCAGACAGCACAAACGCCGTAGTTTTTTTGAATGTCACACTTTGTACAAATCTAAACAAAGCCTCTTTGTTCCCATAGCAACAGAAGAGAGTTCCTCCGGAGGTGAAGAAAGTGATACCCGTCGCAGGCACAGGTGAGTGTTGAGCTGGATGAGAGAGATAAATGTCTCCGAGCACATGAGTCTGTTTCCTGATGGTCAGTTATCTCCGCTCGCCCTCAGAGAGGAAGATGAAGCCACTTCTGCCTCGGACTGACTCGTACCTGGTTCCCATCCAGCTACCTCTGGGTCAGTCACTCTTCCTGCCCTCCTCCAGTCCCATGTCTCTCGCCACTCCTCCACACACTCAAAGCTCTTCAACTCCCAGCTCCAGCAGTGCAAACAAGAGAGTCCGGATTGCTCCTAAGGTAAAACCTACTACTTCGGCAGTCCATGTGATGTAATTTTCGTCGTCATCATGATGACTAAAAAGACGATGGAGGAGGATTTGGTGCACAAATTTGGATTGACAAATATCTAATCTTGTAAAATGTGTGGTACCGCCCCTCCCTGCACACAGACTAGTATGCATGATTATGAAAGTGAAAAGTGTGATCCTAATACCCCACATATTAATAGCAGCTCCCTGATTCTCGCAAATTATAGGTCTATACACAGAGTATGCATGATTGCGAATTCAAAAGCAAAAACGCAAAGTTTTAAAAATTCCCTGGTATTATCGGAAATATAGGGGTTAAGTTTATTTAGGTGTGAACATTTCTTCACCATGACATCCCTACTGCAGTATTCGAAGAGTGTGTAAAGAGCAAACCATAAACAAAGCAACATATCCTTCTCTATCCTTTTTTTGTTAATCTAAATTTTGCATGCAATGGCAGTAGGGCTGAGTAATATAATGGGGTATTTAATATGCTTTATTATGATATTGATTTACATGCGTACAatctattttaattatatttaaaaactgagaatgataccatttatgtgtttcacattctctctgggaaaagaaagcatcgctataCCTTCTGAAaatgaccagcagtgttttagcaaaaaattatgtaagaaatctgataatataattttaacatcatGCCAATATTTAAATTCCAAAAACTCTTTGCTCAACTTGGTAAAATATAGTTATATTACCCTAAAACGTAACATCAAGAACATCCAGGTGAGGTAAACAAATTGACACAAAATTATGtttgtcattttaatttatctttgttaaaaaTAAGAACTACAAACAATAGGATGcatacaataaaacaaatatacaaatgaaataaacagtgctttaagtTTTTCAGGTAGGCCTACATTAAAGGGTTATGTTATTAAggtctcaccctaatgtcgttccacacccgtaaaaagggaataaaagcatcatcaaagtagtccatatgtgacatcagttggttaattagaatctcttgaagcatcgaaaattgtatacattttggtccaaaaatatcaaaaactacgactttactcagcattgtcttctcttccacgttcctcaaataaagattcaaacggtcatgaatcagcggattgatttatgatttggatcgccagtgtcacgtgatttcagcagttcagcagagatccaaatcatgaatcaatactttggagtcattaatgacataaatttcatttttgggtgaactaaccctttaaatttatttaacagtagcattcaagtaaaaaaacaatgcagaaactaaataatcaaatgtaaaactaAAACACTACACATAGTCTTCACATGAATTAAATATATACTGAATCATAATAAAGCTACAAAGGTTATTCAGGTAATTTCTCTTCTTCTTTTACTGTATTAGCACTATCACTTTAAGACATAATGCATGGATCCTATTCACATGTATTCGGTTTcaacataaccgactgtgtttacatgaatacGGCCATTTTGACATAACTTTGTGTATTTTACAGATCGAGATAAGTTTGTAATGAGGCGTAAAACAGAACTTAAGGGATCACATGATTTTTAGAGGAAGCTTTTGTGCGCAGTGGGTGCACAACAGACAGCGTGAGATTGTTTTCCACAGCTTATTgggtttaataattatttttaacatCAGTCATGTTACTTCAGAAACAGtcatgtgcccagtctatttACTGCTGTGTGTGTCAacctaaaatgttttaaagtagCTTATTAAAATCATTCCGATATCGCATGCCTTTGTGAAATGCATATCACCATAAGTACATTTGCGATATATCGTGTAGCCCTAAATGGCAGATATGTTACTTTTAGTCTATCCTTCCGAGCAAATGTTCTGTAAATGACATGACTCAGTTGTTGCCCTCTGACATATTACACATGCATCGAATAGGTCCACCCCATGTTTATCTGCAGTTTAGTATACTTTGAAAGCTGTGAGGACACGACTGTGTGTAAGACGTGGAAAATTAAATATACCTGGCAAATATACAATGGTTGATACTAGTTCAGAATTCAACTTTATGGTCTTTTTCAGCAGAGAATTAATTACTTGAGGAAATAATTTTGAAGAAGTGTTTAACGCTTGTGTGTCATGAAAGGTTTCGCAGAGAGACGTGAGCTCGGTGATGCTGTGTAATCCCGCCTCTCAAGAGATAAAGGAGGAGCCTGTATCTATGTCTCTGACTCCTGTGGTGTCCGAAGCTCCGGCCTCTAAAACCAGACCGCAAGAAACCAGCAGCTCCCGCCGCAAACAACGCCTGGTCCGGCCAGCCAC harbors:
- the rhno1 gene encoding RAD9, HUS1, RAD1-interacting nuclear orphan protein 1 isoform X1; translated protein: MGDELSPQTSRRRRISCLLMPRTSTKKRLLNPHKSQLLFVEAPINGPKHEYGPQLRSAIHPRSFISEKQQQSGAPCTLWVSPQFNSIETTTVSRGGRGKRANQMGTKISNKVSVLGLPQTRKTRVCKYTPLSFEATTGHENLCENLRSSRTKDDRLVSSDSHRKELQETSRRTRKVVERRMAARVTSASSRHTDVSKNPPFCKNGNGINKDSIHTPNTSTIPEPPNVETPEIPHFSSTSTNVQHLLFSPNQTITPPRAENTSILVKDTPERDYGLRVTWRRRKGLMKLLIDKGQLLLKDAEVANVWT
- the rhno1 gene encoding RAD9, HUS1, RAD1-interacting nuclear orphan protein 1 isoform X2, yielding MGDELSPQTSRRRISCLLMPRTSTKKRLLNPHKSQLLFVEAPINGPKHEYGPQLRSAIHPRSFISEKQQQSGAPCTLWVSPQFNSIETTTVSRGGRGKRANQMGTKISNKVSVLGLPQTRKTRVCKYTPLSFEATTGHENLCENLRSSRTKDDRLVSSDSHRKELQETSRRTRKVVERRMAARVTSASSRHTDVSKNPPFCKNGNGINKDSIHTPNTSTIPEPPNVETPEIPHFSSTSTNVQHLLFSPNQTITPPRAENTSILVKDTPERDYGLRVTWRRRKGLMKLLIDKGQLLLKDAEVANVWT
- the rhno1 gene encoding RAD9, HUS1, RAD1-interacting nuclear orphan protein 1 isoform X3, with product MPRTSTKKRLLNPHKSQLLFVEAPINGPKHEYGPQLRSAIHPRSFISEKQQQSGAPCTLWVSPQFNSIETTTVSRGGRGKRANQMGTKISNKVSVLGLPQTRKTRVCKYTPLSFEATTGHENLCENLRSSRTKDDRLVSSDSHRKELQETSRRTRKVVERRMAARVTSASSRHTDVSKNPPFCKNGNGINKDSIHTPNTSTIPEPPNVETPEIPHFSSTSTNVQHLLFSPNQTITPPRAENTSILVKDTPERDYGLRVTWRRRKGLMKLLIDKGQLLLKDAEVANVWT